One Paenibacillus riograndensis SBR5 DNA segment encodes these proteins:
- a CDS encoding ABC transporter ATP-binding protein: MSSLRNSGLSIKALQVEYKSGQKALGQVDLTLPEHGIYTIIGPSGSGKSTLLRAVAGLLPDYGGELLFNGKSVHDQGTLIGLVPQNYGLLPWKTVRDNIRVAMKITRPAGGNREAMEAEITHWLQSMGIAELAGRYPLSLSGGQQQRVAIARAFAIQPAILLLDEPFSALDAITREALQQIFLDNWLTHPAAALFVTHDVEEAILLGQKIVVMPSAKEDTPEVLDNASVFAMKHAEKRDSDEFFEQSKRIRKVMLAKW, translated from the coding sequence ATGTCCAGTTTAAGAAATAGCGGACTGAGCATCAAAGCACTTCAAGTGGAATATAAAAGCGGACAAAAGGCTCTCGGGCAGGTCGATTTAACCTTGCCCGAGCATGGCATATACACGATTATCGGGCCCTCCGGCAGCGGGAAATCCACGCTGCTGCGCGCGGTGGCAGGTCTTCTGCCGGATTATGGGGGTGAACTGCTGTTCAACGGGAAATCCGTGCATGACCAGGGAACGCTGATCGGGCTGGTTCCGCAGAATTACGGATTGCTGCCCTGGAAAACAGTCCGCGATAACATCCGGGTGGCTATGAAGATTACCCGCCCGGCTGGAGGGAACAGGGAAGCCATGGAAGCGGAAATTACCCATTGGCTGCAGTCAATGGGGATTGCTGAGCTCGCCGGCCGCTACCCGCTCTCCCTGAGCGGAGGGCAGCAGCAGCGGGTGGCGATCGCCCGGGCTTTTGCCATTCAGCCGGCGATCCTGCTGCTGGATGAGCCGTTCTCCGCGCTGGATGCCATTACCCGCGAAGCGCTCCAGCAGATTTTCCTGGATAATTGGCTGACACATCCGGCTGCTGCGCTGTTTGTCACCCATGATGTGGAAGAGGCGATTCTGCTGGGGCAAAAAATCGTTGTGATGCCATCAGCCAAAGAGGATACCCCTGAAGTCCTCGACAACGCATCTGTCTTTGCCATGAAACATGCGGAGAAGCGGGACAGTGATGAGTTTTTTGAGCAGAGCAAACGGATCAGAAAGGTAATGCTTGCGAAATGGTGA
- a CDS encoding ABC transporter substrate-binding protein — protein MERRNWKHLMMLFMLVAAISMVAVGCGSNTNNAGAPATGNAAGDAPAASDAPAEAAALTLGLLPSIDAIPFIIAHEQGFDKEHNVNLEIQTFKSAKDRDVAFQAGKVDGISADLVAISIYNEAGLDVKITSTTTGEFDLLTGNDGVQEVKDLKGKTVILSKNTSTQYTVAMMLKQAGLTEEDIKVTEVPQIPTRLELLKNQKADAAVLPEPYVTMGKAAGLRVLSSTKTAGINPFVLAFPQSVIDAKGQAIQDMYAAYDEAVAYMKSHDQSEYIDLIIKEVGYPDTLKDQITVPEYLPANQVDVKEVEAAFAWAREKGLLTKNIPAEEVISDVQFKK, from the coding sequence ATGGAGAGAAGAAACTGGAAACACCTAATGATGCTGTTTATGCTGGTCGCTGCGATTAGTATGGTGGCGGTGGGCTGCGGCTCAAATACGAATAATGCAGGCGCGCCTGCTACAGGAAATGCTGCTGGAGACGCACCGGCTGCAAGTGATGCACCCGCTGAAGCGGCGGCACTGACACTGGGACTTTTACCTTCGATTGATGCGATTCCATTCATTATTGCCCACGAGCAGGGCTTCGACAAAGAGCATAACGTGAATCTGGAGATTCAGACGTTCAAAAGCGCCAAAGACCGTGATGTGGCCTTCCAGGCCGGCAAGGTGGATGGAATCAGCGCGGATTTGGTCGCAATTTCGATTTACAATGAAGCGGGGCTGGATGTCAAGATCACCAGTACTACCACTGGCGAGTTCGATCTGCTGACCGGAAATGACGGAGTCCAAGAGGTGAAGGACCTTAAGGGCAAGACGGTGATTCTGTCCAAAAACACTTCAACCCAATATACGGTGGCAATGATGCTGAAGCAGGCAGGTCTGACCGAAGAGGACATAAAGGTGACCGAGGTGCCGCAAATTCCAACCCGTCTGGAACTGCTGAAAAACCAAAAAGCGGATGCGGCTGTATTGCCTGAGCCTTATGTCACTATGGGCAAAGCTGCAGGCCTGCGCGTGCTCAGCTCTACCAAGACTGCCGGAATAAATCCGTTTGTGCTGGCCTTTCCGCAAAGCGTAATAGACGCCAAAGGGCAGGCTATTCAGGATATGTATGCCGCCTATGATGAAGCGGTAGCTTATATGAAATCACACGACCAATCCGAATATATCGATCTGATTATCAAGGAGGTCGGCTACCCGGATACCCTGAAGGATCAGATTACAGTGCCGGAGTATCTGCCGGCGAATCAGGTGGACGTGAAAGAAGTGGAAGCGGCATTTGCCTGGGCCCGGGAAAAAGGCCTACTGACCAAAAATATACCGGCCGAAGAAGTGATCTCCGATGTCCAGTTTAAGAAATAG
- a CDS encoding ABC transporter permease codes for MVKKRRFPHLLRLLFVFLGMNLVWYIAYLLMHHPILPSPGAVYEAMFQLGAKDVALNVGYSLLRIFEGVLLALLIGLLIGLLMGRSPLWNRLLDPVVYLTYPIPKIALLPVVMLFFGLGETSKVLMIMLILLFQVIISVRDGVKAIPESTYDVLTSIGASTGQKFWNVTLPGALSVILSTIRISLGTAISVLFFTEIYGTEHGMGFFIMDAWLRLDYPEMYAGIMLFSLVGFVLFLLVDVMDYKFMKWRR; via the coding sequence ATGGTGAAAAAACGGCGTTTTCCACACTTGCTGCGGCTGTTGTTTGTCTTTTTGGGCATGAACCTGGTCTGGTACATTGCCTATCTGCTGATGCATCATCCGATTCTGCCCAGCCCCGGAGCAGTCTATGAGGCCATGTTCCAGCTGGGGGCCAAGGATGTGGCCCTGAATGTCGGATACAGCCTGCTGCGGATCTTCGAAGGCGTGCTTCTGGCCTTGCTGATCGGTCTGCTGATTGGTCTCTTGATGGGCCGTTCTCCGCTGTGGAACCGGCTGTTGGACCCGGTAGTATACCTCACCTATCCGATTCCGAAGATTGCGCTGCTGCCGGTGGTTATGCTCTTCTTCGGTCTGGGGGAAACCTCCAAAGTGCTGATGATTATGCTGATTCTGCTGTTCCAGGTCATCATTTCCGTGCGCGACGGGGTTAAGGCGATCCCCGAGAGCACGTATGATGTCCTGACCAGTATCGGCGCAAGCACAGGACAGAAATTCTGGAATGTGACCCTGCCTGGGGCATTGTCAGTCATACTCAGCACGATCCGTATCTCGCTCGGAACCGCGATATCTGTTTTGTTTTTCACCGAAATTTACGGCACGGAGCACGGGATGGGCTTTTTCATCATGGATGCCTGGCTGCGGCTGGACTATCCGGAGATGTATGCAGGCATTATGCTGTTCAGCCTGGTCGGTTTTGTACTGTTCCTGCTGGTGGATGTTATGGATTACAAATTTATGAAATGGCGGCGTTAA
- a CDS encoding nitroreductase family protein codes for MTLFDFRPELRGSGFFSGQPVPRQLVLELLNDAVWAPNDGLREPWRFIYADNGGSGRLSGLQEPAPAYLIVVMKEESDPYKRDEDFAAVCCLLQNFQLLACERRLGVRRTMNDWIYDRKQMNAFGVQDKERIAAVLEIGFWDGDPGAMPPAKMAEVKFDLL; via the coding sequence ATGACATTATTCGATTTCCGCCCGGAGCTGCGCGGCTCCGGCTTCTTTTCCGGACAGCCTGTACCCCGGCAGCTGGTGCTGGAGCTGCTGAATGATGCGGTATGGGCGCCGAATGACGGGCTGAGAGAGCCTTGGAGATTCATCTATGCCGACAATGGCGGCAGCGGCAGGCTGTCCGGCCTGCAGGAACCTGCTCCGGCATACCTTATTGTGGTCATGAAGGAAGAGAGTGACCCGTACAAGCGGGATGAGGATTTCGCTGCGGTCTGCTGCCTGCTGCAGAACTTCCAATTGCTTGCCTGCGAGCGCAGGCTGGGGGTAAGGCGGACGATGAATGACTGGATATATGACCGGAAGCAAATGAACGCTTTTGGCGTGCAGGACAAGGAACGCATAGCTGCTGTTCTTGAAATAGGTTTTTGGGATGGAGATCCCGGAGCAATGCCTCCGGCAAAAATGGCTGAGGTGAAGTTCGATCTGCTCTAA